CTGCTAATCATGACTAGTGCACACGGTTTGAACCATCTTTTCGACGCTTCTCGACCTTTGACACTAGAGACACTGGGCATGATGGATATAACTGTTCTATGCGATCATCAAGAAGAAGTTATTCAGGAAGCCAGATTGGTTAATGCTGTCAGGAAATATGCCACTGCAAGGGCAGAGGGGGTTAATTCAAATAAAGACACAATTGTTCTCAGTGTTGACAGCATCAACCTCAAGAATTACTCGGATGATGGCGTATGCGTCCAAGCACACCCTCCCATTGACATCTCTCCCAACACGCCAATAGTTGGGAGGCAGTGCATGATGGTCTCTTGGCCGTCCAATATGCCCAGAATGGTTTCCATGGGTGAAATTGTTTCTTCTAGGGGGATTGGCATGCAGAATCCTTTTGGGTACAACATGACCGTATTGGAAGTCGATATGAGAACCGAGGAGAGTTCGTCCGGCGCGCCGCTTTTCAATTCAAATGGTGAGGTCATAGGCATTCTTCAAGGGAGTTTGAGTCGGACCCGCTCGATCTTCGTGACGGGGTCGCATCTGCACGGATGGGTCCAACCAGCTGATGATGCATGAGTCCAATATAAATAGAATTTAAGCTCTATGTATTTCGGCATGTAGTAATTCTCTGTTAGTAGCATTTGTTCCGTATGTTAAGACATTTATTATGTCTCCTCTTGCCTTGGTTTTGGCAGTTTGGGCTTCTATAT
This window of the Triticum aestivum cultivar Chinese Spring chromosome 5D, IWGSC CS RefSeq v2.1, whole genome shotgun sequence genome carries:
- the LOC123124076 gene encoding uncharacterized protein, producing the protein MAEDDVDWTQIFDRVKGSIFSIRFVPKQDNLEQLQVLADGVKTVKDEELRRNKLRKGHASTGFVYYSRPTGLLIMTSAHGLNHLFDASRPLTLETLGMMDITVLCDHQEEVIQEARLVNAVRKYATARAEGVNSNKDTIVLSVDSINLKNYSDDGVCVQAHPPIDISPNTPIVGRQCMMVSWPSNMPRMVSMGEIVSSRGIGMQNPFGYNMTVLEVDMRTEESSSGAPLFNSNGEVIGILQGSLSRTRSIFVTGSHLHGWVQPADDA